A section of the Falco biarmicus isolate bFalBia1 chromosome 3, bFalBia1.pri, whole genome shotgun sequence genome encodes:
- the LOC130146098 gene encoding transmembrane protein 14C-like, whose product MEYDWLGFGYAALVAAGGVVGYAKAGSVPSLAAGLLFGGLAGLGAYQQSKDPRNVWLSLVASGTLSTVMGMRFYNSRKAMPGIIAGASLLMVGRLGLQIMEKPLKP is encoded by the exons ATGGAGTACGACTGGCTGGGCTTCGGCTACGCGGCGCTTGTGGCGGCGGGCGGCGTGGTCGGCTACGCCAAGGCGG GCAGCGTCCCCTCCCTGGCGGCCGGGCTTCTCTTCGGGGGCTTGGCGGGGCTCGGCGCCTACCAGCAGTCCAAGGACCCGAGGAACGTGTGGCTCTCCCTTG TGGCGTCTGGAACCTTGTCTACTGTTATGGGAATGAGATTTTACAACTCCAGAAAAGCAATGCCCGGGATAATTGCTGGTGCCAG TTTACTGATGGTTGGACGGCTTGGACTGCAGATCATGGAAAAGCCTCTTAAGCCATAA